A genomic segment from Kyrpidia tusciae DSM 2912 encodes:
- a CDS encoding MBL fold metallo-hydrolase — protein MNRSLFDLGDGIWMVDLMERGLSGRTGSYILPGEKNAVIETGGSLSLPQITAGIQEAGLSLEAIDYILLTHIHLDHAGGAGSLAAACPKAKVVVHPRGVRHLADPTRLVAGARAVYGDRLESLFGEVLPIPADRLIAADHGGTLDLGSRKLTFYHTPGHAKHHISIFDPVSRGVFTGDTTGIRYHRELTGLDRDYLFPTTTPVDFDPQATHESVALLRSLRPAKVFFGHFGATDAVDWVFDETERLVDAVVQLTEKVYRPDITLEEMARHLKSFALDDMKQTVGAPRSDVFLDDDMLLNAMGLLHWIGNR, from the coding sequence TTGAACCGCTCACTATTCGATCTCGGAGATGGAATTTGGATGGTGGATCTGATGGAACGCGGCTTGTCCGGCCGCACGGGTTCGTACATTCTTCCCGGAGAAAAGAACGCCGTCATTGAAACCGGAGGCAGTTTGTCCTTACCACAAATCACTGCTGGGATACAGGAGGCGGGTCTGTCGCTCGAAGCGATCGATTATATCCTCCTCACGCATATTCACTTGGATCACGCCGGAGGCGCCGGTAGTCTGGCGGCTGCCTGTCCGAAGGCCAAAGTGGTGGTCCATCCCCGGGGGGTCCGGCACCTGGCAGATCCCACCCGGCTGGTGGCCGGCGCCCGGGCCGTCTACGGGGATAGACTGGAGTCCTTGTTCGGAGAGGTTCTCCCGATTCCCGCCGATCGCCTCATCGCCGCGGATCACGGAGGGACCCTCGACCTCGGCAGCCGGAAGTTGACCTTCTATCACACCCCCGGGCATGCGAAACACCATATCAGCATTTTTGATCCGGTGAGTCGAGGGGTGTTCACCGGCGACACGACGGGGATTCGCTATCATCGAGAGTTGACCGGACTCGACCGGGACTACTTGTTCCCGACCACCACGCCGGTGGATTTTGATCCTCAGGCAACGCACGAATCGGTGGCCCTTTTGCGATCTTTGCGACCGGCCAAAGTTTTCTTCGGCCACTTTGGCGCCACCGATGCGGTGGACTGGGTGTTCGACGAAACCGAGCGGTTGGTGGACGCTGTAGTCCAGTTGACCGAGAAGGTGTATCGACCGGACATCACCCTCGAGGAGATGGCCCGTCACCTGAAATCTTTCGCCTTGGATGATATGAAACAAACAGTCGGTGCCCCCCGCAGTGACGTATTCTTGGACGATGACATGCTCCTCAATGCCATGGGATTGCTTCACTGGATTGGGAACCGATGA
- the ftsW gene encoding putative lipid II flippase FtsW, whose amino-acid sequence MQRHRPDFLLFFLILCLVGGGLTMVYSASSVTAVTLYGQASYFFVRQCIWAGLGFILLFLFMKQTAQGLRRLTKPLFLLSLLLLVMVAIPHVGTSVNGARRWLDLGPINLQPSELASLAVILYSAYLLDKSQHHLMEFRRAVMPPLVIAFLVFMLIMLEPDLGTGMIIMGTVFSLLFLAGTPLRYLAALIATGGLGIGLLILFEPYRLARLTVFLNPWKDAHGDGYQMIQAFYAFASGGWFGRGLGYGIGKYLWLPESHTDFIFAVIAEELGAIGAIALVTLFALYVWRGLWISLHVPDRFLSLTAGGITAMIGLSTFINLGAVTGILPVTGVPLPFISYGGSSLLIKLAASGMLLNISRYTRTGEVPEAAYTSPGPSRRPASG is encoded by the coding sequence ATGCAGAGACACCGCCCGGATTTTCTGTTGTTTTTTCTCATCCTGTGTCTAGTCGGTGGAGGCCTGACCATGGTCTACAGCGCGAGTAGCGTGACAGCGGTCACCCTGTACGGGCAGGCGTCGTATTTTTTTGTGCGCCAATGCATTTGGGCGGGGCTGGGGTTCATCCTCCTGTTTCTGTTCATGAAACAAACTGCCCAGGGGCTTCGGCGATTGACCAAGCCGCTTTTCCTCCTGAGCCTCTTACTGTTGGTGATGGTGGCCATCCCCCACGTGGGAACCTCGGTCAACGGCGCCCGGCGGTGGCTGGATCTGGGGCCGATCAACCTCCAGCCTTCGGAGTTGGCCAGCCTGGCGGTCATCTTGTACAGCGCTTATCTTCTCGATAAGAGCCAGCATCATCTCATGGAATTCCGCCGCGCGGTGATGCCGCCCCTGGTCATTGCGTTTTTGGTTTTCATGCTGATCATGCTCGAACCGGATCTCGGAACGGGGATGATCATCATGGGCACCGTGTTCTCCTTATTATTTCTGGCGGGCACACCGCTTCGGTACCTCGCCGCCCTGATCGCGACCGGCGGCCTGGGGATCGGCCTGTTGATCCTGTTCGAACCCTATCGCCTGGCCCGGCTCACCGTGTTTCTCAACCCTTGGAAAGACGCCCACGGGGACGGCTACCAGATGATCCAGGCATTTTACGCCTTTGCCTCCGGCGGGTGGTTCGGGCGGGGGCTCGGTTATGGGATCGGAAAATATCTGTGGCTCCCTGAATCCCACACAGATTTTATCTTCGCCGTCATCGCCGAGGAGCTGGGTGCTATAGGGGCCATTGCCCTGGTGACGCTTTTTGCCCTGTACGTTTGGCGGGGGTTGTGGATTTCCCTGCATGTTCCGGATCGTTTCCTATCTTTAACCGCGGGGGGCATCACGGCCATGATCGGACTGAGCACGTTCATCAACCTCGGGGCGGTGACGGGAATCCTCCCCGTCACCGGAGTCCCACTTCCCTTCATCAGTTATGGGGGTAGTTCCTTGTTGATCAAGCTGGCCGCTTCGGGGATGCTGCTCAACATTTCGAGATATACCCGCACAGGGGAGGTGCCGGAGGCCGCCTACACTTCTCCAGGCCCCAGCCGGCGGCCCGCCTCGGGCTAA
- a CDS encoding DUF1802 family protein — MLTVKEYTPISSSDGVMHRDAGVADGLALKEWAVAIRALDAGDQILLLRKGGIVEETKDFRVRGASFFLYPTYEHQKKELVKPEWHRQLEATLRGREMPPKEVEITHAARVVEDIELQDEAALANLADLHIWTENYASQRLHWRPYKPLHVLAVRVYRLDEPRILPVRETYLGCTSWIRLEDQVSSRGVPVLGDQEFRERLEAVHRRVGWAGTP, encoded by the coding sequence GTGTTAACGGTGAAGGAATATACTCCGATCTCGTCCTCGGACGGCGTTATGCATCGTGACGCCGGGGTGGCGGACGGATTGGCGTTAAAAGAGTGGGCGGTGGCGATTCGGGCTCTTGACGCAGGGGATCAAATCCTCCTTTTGCGAAAAGGAGGGATCGTCGAGGAAACGAAAGATTTTCGCGTCCGGGGGGCGAGCTTCTTTCTATACCCCACCTATGAGCATCAAAAAAAAGAGTTGGTGAAACCGGAGTGGCACAGGCAATTAGAAGCGACCCTCCGGGGCAGGGAGATGCCACCCAAAGAAGTGGAAATTACCCACGCCGCCCGGGTGGTGGAAGATATTGAACTGCAAGATGAGGCTGCCCTGGCCAACCTCGCCGATTTGCACATCTGGACCGAAAACTACGCGAGTCAGCGGCTTCATTGGCGTCCGTATAAGCCTTTGCACGTGTTGGCCGTGCGCGTTTATCGTTTGGATGAGCCCCGAATCCTGCCGGTGCGGGAGACTTATCTCGGGTGCACCTCGTGGATCCGGCTTGAGGATCAGGTGTCTTCCCGGGGAGTCCCGGTTCTCGGTGACCAGGAGTTTCGGGAGCGGCTGGAGGCCGTACATCGGCGGGTGGGGTGGGCCGGTACGCCGTGA